The region GTTTGGTAAGCCGCTGCAATAATCCTTTCATCTTTATGCGGTATTGCTTTCCATTTTCAGTAAAGAGGTTTGCGAAAAAGAAAAATACGTAACTAACCACTGCAATAACCCCAAATATATTATGGAGGATAATCGCTGTATCGAATGGTATAAACGGATACTTAATGTCGGAATACTGAATACTGATACCTGTTAAAATTAACATTATGATACACAAAGCATTTAAACCATGCCATAAGCGCAACCAAACAGGATATAGATATAGTTTTTCGCTATTCATAATAATTATCTTTTTACAATTCGCATGATAATATGAACCAAAATACCGCCAAAGGTCAGCGCAAAAATCAGCAGGCTGATATTATTCAGGTGCTTATTTCTGTTGGCTCCAACAACGTAAGCCTCATTTAAGATTACATCATTATAAAAGCCGGATGACCGGTCGGAAGTTCGCTTATATTTATAAAGCTTATTGCTTAGGAGAGAATTTGTAGAGTGACATTCAACACACTTTTTCACTGCTTTTTCCTTGGCCAAAATTTTATGCGACACATTCATGGTATCTTGAACTGAAGTATGGCATTCGATACATCGTACATTTTTAAAATGCAGCTCCTGATTGGGTAGCCAATCATGTGTCTCCATGATTTGGGGTTGCTCCTGTTCGGTAAAAAGTTGATAACGGGTAAGGTCCCCATGACAATCAAGGCACATTGCATTATTACCAGCAACAATTTCTTTAATCATACTTGTGCTATCACGCGCAATAAGCTTATATGTATGTGGGTCGTGGCATTTGGCACATGTAAAGTTATCACCAATAGCCTTAACGTGCACACTTTCATTTACCTGCTCTGATATTTCATCAAAATGGAATTCTGCGAAAAGGTCGTCACCACCGTGACAATCCATACATTTATATTGGGGCTCCAATTTTAAAGAAGCCTTGTGTGGGTATGTTTCATACTCATAATTATGACAATGGATACAAGCAAAAGTACCATGCACACCTTCCATATAGCCAATACTGTCTACAATATAATAAGGATTCATAATACGACGCTCACGCGTATCAGTCATTTCGATATAAACACCATAATGCGAATTGCCATGACATTGGAAGCATGTACGGTTCATATCGACCATTTCGGGCTCATTATCCTGCGCAACAGCCGTCCCTTGAAAAAAAAGAAACAATAATGCTGGCAGTATCAGAATCAGTTTTTGCATATTCATAAAATTTGCATTTATGTTTTACCGGAATTAAACAATTCTGGTTTGAATAAAAGCACACCCAACAGGTTAGCTATTGCCAACCCATTGAGCTGTGCAATAATCTGGCTATTTCATTGATCTGATATAATTAATCAGAGCCCAACGATCTTCTTCATATTCAATTTTCGACTCATAATTGGGCATTTCATCGCGTCCGATAATAGACATGTAATACAGTTCACCATCGGTTTTTGACTGCACCTCTTCTGAACCGAAATCACGCATAGCGGTTTCTAGCATACGAGATTTTGGGCCGTCTCCCTCACCTTTGTTTCCATGACAAGAGCGGCAGTGTTTCATATAAAGGCTGCGCCCAACATTTTTAAGCGACTTATCTCCTTTGTGCGGGTTTTCCATATTCTTATACTTGGCTGGAATATCCCACTCTGGTCCGTACTGTTTATCTTGTGGTAAACTGAAGGACATTAGAATAAAAGCCATTGCTATGGCTGATACTAGAATTGCTAAATAGGTCTTTTTCATAATTCAAAAATTTACGTTATACGAATTGTTTAAAATGACCATAACCTTGTAATGGTAAAACCAAAATTAAACTGCTCGAGCTCAAATTCTTTGGTCTCACGCACCATTGCATATTGAGGCAATAAGTGATTTGTGTAACCCATGTATAAATGAAATGCATGGGTACTGGTTACGATCTCATATCCAATAGTAATATTTGGATTTAGTTCATATTCTTCTGTTCCCGATAGTCTCAGGAAGTCAAGTGGCTGATCATAATTAAATACGATATTGCCTGTTGGAGCGACTCTAACCCTTCCATTGAAATGTATACCTACGCGATCGTAATCGAATCGTGAAGTATCGGTCATATTAAAGTGAGAAAAACTTGCTCCAAGCTGTACACTTACTCTGTATCCAAACTTACGGCTCATGATGAGCTGCCCGAAGTAAGATAACCTTTGTGGAAAGGCATTCTGGGCCCCCAGATTTTCTTTTTCACGTCCATCAATGCCCATATTTCTGTAAAGTGCTAAGCCAAGAGGGCGGGAGTTATCGCGTGTTTGTTCAAAAACAGTCCACTTTGCATTGAAGTCATGCGTCATATTAGTCCTGGTAAGACCATAGCCTACCTGCACATTTTTGTAAGGCACATAATCAAATCCTATTCGAATATTTGCCGAAGAGTAGATTCCATATAAATCTGAAATTCCCTCTTCCATTGTACCAAACTTGTGTTGAATTGCCATTTGAAGTGTTTTCTCAGGCAAAATAAATGTGGTTTGATTGTCGAGCAAATAAGGGCTCTCAAAAGGAGCTCTAACAGGTCTGGATTTAGTTTCTTTTTCAGTTTCCTGAGCAATCAAAAACTGACAGCTTAAGAATAAAACCGGTAAAAGAAGTAGTATTTTCTTCATGATAAATCTTTTTAATTATTTGGTGCACCTTGTTCAAGCCAGGCTTGAACAAGAGCGGCCTGCTCTGCAGTATAATTCTTATAATGAGAATTCTCCGGTGCTGCAACATTATAAATATTATCATCGCTGTTTAAGTCGATATATTCCGCGTTGCCCGTGAGGCTATTGTATGCATTTCCGGTAGTTAAATTCGGTGATTGTCCACCATTGTGACAATCTGTGCATCCGGCGTCGTTAAATATGGGTTCTACATCATTTGCAAAACTAACTTCTTCTGAGACTTCGGGTAATGCTTCAGCCTCAAAAGCCGTATATTCACAACCCCACAGAAATAGCACTGCAGTTAATAAAAATATGTGAATAAAACTCTTTTTCATTTTGATTAGCTTTTTTCTTGTAAAATATGTTTTGGTTAAAAACAGTTTACAAAGAATGGGGACTTCTTAAAAAAGCCCCCATCTTGTTTATTAAGTAATCTATTAATTAAAAACCTCAATTGAATTCTGAAGCAATGCTTTCACGTAAGCAGGGTTATGTACACCCATACTGCGATCTTCAGCAACAGTAGCCCAGTTAAAATAGGCTCCGGCTTCATCAATTGTAAGATTCAGGCTACTTCCGTAATTCAATGTTTCTCCACTGTCATCCAGAAGATGTCCGTCTGCTCCAATAATGTTTGCATTAATAAGTGCAGTTTCCAGATCACCAAGCATAGACTCAACTTCTGTTTGAACACCATTCACATCAAAACTACTGGCATCGGTATGACAGCTGGTGCAGCTTGCCAGGTTAGGTACAAAAGTGTGTCCTCCGGTAGAATTGTTATCAGCAGCAGGTGACATGTGGCAGCTGTTACAAGATGCTCCTGTTCTGTGCGTAGAAGCGCCTGGCTCAGGATAACTCATACTACCTGCCAACTCGTAACCACCAATACCTTCTAATACTGTAGCCTGTGTACCATGGTGCGGGCCATAATGCGGACTGGTAATTGTATAAGACCCATCATCTGAACTGGGAGCGGGCCTACGTGGTTGATGGCAGCTGGCACACAAGTTACTACTACCCTCAAAATCGAGCGAGGTACCATCAATTAATAAAGTAACTGCCTCTTTTGTACGCATTGCATAGTCAGTACCGTCATTTTCGAAATCAAGGGTGTTATGATCGTCGTGACAGGTATTACATGCAATTGCTGTTGGAATAGGTATATCAGCAGCAGTGGTATCTCTGCCTGTATGTTGTGTTTCTACAAAACCCTCGTGGGAGTGGCATGCAGCACAATCATTTCTACCACCGGCATAACCGACATTTGCTCCTGCAGCGTGCACGCTTTATGCATATTGCGTACTAACAGAATCTTGTTTTTCGTCATTATGACATTCTTTACAAACTTCGCTTGCATTTTGTCCGTCTTGCCCTACGGGCCCCTCCGGACCTTCACAACTTGTAGTTATTGCCAATGCAAATAGGGCCGAGATCGTCAATAGATAGTTTAATGTTCTTTTCATATTCCTCTGATTTTCATTGTTTTTCACCTATTAATTTATTTTTCAAAATACTTCTTCTGGTTTGTGATAAACATTTTAGATAAAAATACGCATATATCTTCTTTTGGATTGATTTTTGGGCTTGATTGCTTATACTTAATTGATTGAATTTACATAACCCTGAAACTACAAAACCCCAACTCATTTGTTGATATATCAACCGGTGATCTTTTTAAAATTTAATACTTTTGAGCGATGGATTTTAAACCTTGTAATTCTTGTGGAACTTGCCCTGTAGGATGGGATAACTTTAAAAACTTAACTGAAGCCCAAATTAAAGAAATAGATGAAACACGTTTTGAGGCAAGATATAGAGCTGGAGAGATGATATTTAAACAAGGTACGCCTACTCCCAATGCTGTATTTATGGCCGATGGTTTAGCAAAACTATATTTAGAAACAGAAGAGGGGAAGCGAGTGATTATAGCACTAATCAAACCATGAAGGCTTATAGGAGGACCGGGAATTTTCATTGATGACACTCATTATTTTAACCTTGCGGCAGTGGAAGATTCAACGGTATGTTTTATAGGAATGAACATGCTTAAAAAAATGGTGCACGAAAACGGGGATTTTGCTGAAGGCTTTTTGAGAGATATAAGTATTAAAGGACTGGAAAGTTTGAGAAAGATCATAACCTTTAGTCAGAAAAAAATGAACGGCCGCCTGGCAGAAGGCCTTCTTTACCTGAGCGACAAGATTTATAATACTGAAGATTTCGACTGCCAACTTACAAGACAGGAAATTGGAGAGCTTACACTTATGAACAAAGAAAGTGTTGTAAGGCTTTTAAAAGAATTTGATGAAGAAGGCATCCTTGATGTAAAAGGAGGCCGAATTAAAATATTAGACAAAGAGCGGCTAAACAAGATTATGCAATCTGGCTAACCGCCTAATTAAATAAGCTTTATATTAAACAAACTATGAAACATTTGCGAAAATTATTATTTAGCCCGGCAACCATGGTCGTTCTCCTGATCATGGCTGCTTTTTTTATGGGACTTGCCACATTCATTGAGAATGACTTTGGACCCAAAGCTGCCAAAAATGCAATATATAATGCCTGGTGGTTTGAAGTGTTGCTTTTTTTACTTGCAGTCAATTTCTTTGGATCAATTTTCGACCGAAAACTCTATAAAAAAAGAAAATGGCCCGTATTGCTATTCCATATTGCATTTGTGATCATATTAATAGGTGCTGCAATAACACGGTATTTTGGTTATGAAGGCACTATGCACATTCGCGAAGGCAACGCTTCATCCAGCATACTGCTGCATGAAAAGGCCCTAAAAGTGAAACCTACAGAAGCTCATAATTTTCAGCATTTTTTTGATTATGATATTGAAAATCCCTCTTCATTTGAGGAAGCAATAGAACTCGATGGAGAGACATACGATATTACACTATCAAAAAACTACAATGCCGCCATTGAAAAAGCAGAACCCTCAGAGGAAGGCAAACCAACAATTGGCTTTGTACTGGCGGGCCGATCTTATCGTGGATTTTCATACATTACCCAGGGAGAAAAAAGGCAATACGGGATGCTTACTGTAGCCTTTTCCGATACTGATACTGCGGCAGACATTAGGTTCAGTTATAAAAACGACACGTTTTTTATTGAATCAAGAACACCAATAGCCCAGGGCAGAATGGGAGACCAGCAACAACGAAAACTAACCGCCGGAAAAACTGCACTTGAAACAAAAAAGCTTTACCAAACAGCCAATGTGAATCTTGTAGCACAAGAGTTGTATGAATCGGCAAACATAATTGCTGCACCGGTAAGGGCACAGAACCACAAAGCCAGCCGCCCTGCCCTTATATTTAATGTATCGCACAACAATAAGGATAAAAAGGTTGTAGTATGGCAAAGCAGAGAGTTTACCAATAACATCTCTACAGTAAAATTCGGCGAAACATCGCTCGATTTTGCATACGGTTATAAAGTAATTGAATTACCATTTGAGATCTACCTGAACGACTTTGAAATAGAGCGTTATCCCGGCTCACACAGCCCATCCTCTTTTTCAAGTCACGTTACCATTTACCAGGAGGGCAAAGATCCTAAACCGTATCACATTTATATGAACAACATTTTAAAAATGGAAGGATACCGCTTTTACCAATCATCATATGACAAAGATGAAAAAGGAACGATTTTATCTGTAAACCACGATACAACCGGAACAACAGTGACCTACATCGGCTATTTTCTACTTACGCTCGGCCTGTTATGGTCACTAGTCAGCAAACATACATTTTTGCGCAACACCAAAATTAAAACTCTGAGTGTGTTGGCATTTTTCATGTTTTTGTTAACACCTTTTAGCGACTTAAAGGCACAACATAAAACGCACCATGTATCCGAAAACATTGTATCGAAAAAGCATGCGTTAAAATTTGGAAAACTATTGATACAAGATGACCAGGGCAGAACCAAGCCGGTCAACACACTGGCTTCTGATATAATGCGCAAAATATCCAGGAAATCAAAAATAGCAGGCATGAATCCTGCTCAGTTTTTCCTTGAGATGCATGTTAACCCTGAGAACCTTGTACACATTCCTTTTATAAAAGTTGGAAACGACAGGGTGCAACAAATCATAGGCATAAACTCAAACTATGCCTCCTACACAGATATTGTAGCGCCGGGCAAAGGATATAAACTAAGCGGCATGGTCGAAAAAGTTTATGCAAAAGCACCCGCAGAGCGCAATAAGGCCGACAAGGAACTTATTAAAGTCGATGAGCGTGTAAATATTTGTTATGGTATGTTTACCAGTAGATTTCTTAGACTATTCCCAGCAAAGGACTCTGCTATTGACAAATGGCAAACGCCAGATAATGCCTGGAAATACGCTCAAAACCCGGAAGACTCAGCCTTCCTAAAAGATGTAACTGGCGTATATTTTCAGGAACTTTCAAAAGCAAAAAAATCCGGAGATTATACACAGGCTACCGAAATATTAAATGGGATAAAAAAATACCAGCGCAGTCATGCTCAATATGAGCTCCCATCAGAGAGCAAAATAAACATGGAGCTGACCTATTATCGTTGGAATATTTTCAAAAAATTATTCCCTTTCTATGCCACTGTTGGACTAATATACCTATTCATACTTGTCGGAAGCATTATTTCAGGCAAGCGATTTTCTCCATGGCTCAACCGGTCATTTATGATTCTGGTTCTAATTGGATTTCTTGCACATACAGCAGGACTTGCAATAAGGTGGTACATTTCAGGGCACGCACCGATGAGTAACGGGTACGAATCCATGATTTTTGTATCCTGGGTTACCATTTTAGCAGGATTTCTGTTTAACAGGTACTCGCCATTCTCGCTGGCGGCCACTGCAATCCTGGGCGGGTTTACGTTAATGGTGGCCAACCTTAGTTTTATGGACCCACAAATAACAAATCTGGTTCCGGTACTTAAATCATATTGGCTCACACTACATGTTTCTGTTATTACAGGCAGCTACGGATTCCTCGGGCTTGGTGCTATCCTCGGCATTATAAACCTTATTCTTTTTATGCTTCAAAGTAAAAAGAATAAAACTCGTATTAATGAAACCATAGAAAGCCTTACGGTAATTAACCATAAAACATTAATTCTGGGTGTTATCTTTTTAACCATAGGAACTTTCCTTGGTGCTGTTTGGGCTAATGAATCGTGGGGCCGCTATTGGGGTTGGGACCCTAAAGAAACGTGGTCACTTATAACGATCATAGTTTATACAGTTGTAACGCACGCCAGACTTGTTAAAAA is a window of Salinivirga cyanobacteriivorans DNA encoding:
- a CDS encoding DUF5777 family beta-barrel protein, with amino-acid sequence MKKILLLLPVLFLSCQFLIAQETEKETKSRPVRAPFESPYLLDNQTTFILPEKTLQMAIQHKFGTMEEGISDLYGIYSSANIRIGFDYVPYKNVQVGYGLTRTNMTHDFNAKWTVFEQTRDNSRPLGLALYRNMGIDGREKENLGAQNAFPQRLSYFGQLIMSRKFGYRVSVQLGASFSHFNMTDTSRFDYDRVGIHFNGRVRVAPTGNIVFNYDQPLDFLRLSGTEEYELNPNITIGYEIVTSTHAFHLYMGYTNHLLPQYAMVRETKEFELEQFNFGFTITRLWSF
- the ccsB gene encoding c-type cytochrome biogenesis protein CcsB; the protein is MRKLLFSPATMVVLLIMAAFFMGLATFIENDFGPKAAKNAIYNAWWFEVLLFLLAVNFFGSIFDRKLYKKRKWPVLLFHIAFVIILIGAAITRYFGYEGTMHIREGNASSSILLHEKALKVKPTEAHNFQHFFDYDIENPSSFEEAIELDGETYDITLSKNYNAAIEKAEPSEEGKPTIGFVLAGRSYRGFSYITQGEKRQYGMLTVAFSDTDTAADIRFSYKNDTFFIESRTPIAQGRMGDQQQRKLTAGKTALETKKLYQTANVNLVAQELYESANIIAAPVRAQNHKASRPALIFNVSHNNKDKKVVVWQSREFTNNISTVKFGETSLDFAYGYKVIELPFEIYLNDFEIERYPGSHSPSSFSSHVTIYQEGKDPKPYHIYMNNILKMEGYRFYQSSYDKDEKGTILSVNHDTTGTTVTYIGYFLLTLGLLWSLVSKHTFLRNTKIKTLSVLAFFMFLLTPFSDLKAQHKTHHVSENIVSKKHALKFGKLLIQDDQGRTKPVNTLASDIMRKISRKSKIAGMNPAQFFLEMHVNPENLVHIPFIKVGNDRVQQIIGINSNYASYTDIVAPGKGYKLSGMVEKVYAKAPAERNKADKELIKVDERVNICYGMFTSRFLRLFPAKDSAIDKWQTPDNAWKYAQNPEDSAFLKDVTGVYFQELSKAKKSGDYTQATEILNGIKKYQRSHAQYELPSESKINMELTYYRWNIFKKLFPFYATVGLIYLFILVGSIISGKRFSPWLNRSFMILVLIGFLAHTAGLAIRWYISGHAPMSNGYESMIFVSWVTILAGFLFNRYSPFSLAATAILGGFTLMVANLSFMDPQITNLVPVLKSYWLTLHVSVITGSYGFLGLGAILGIINLILFMLQSKKNKTRINETIESLTVINHKTLILGVIFLTIGTFLGAVWANESWGRYWGWDPKETWSLITIIVYTVVTHARLVKNMNGIFVFNVLSVYAFFSVLMTYFGVNYYLSGLHSYAGGDPVPIPTFVYVSIGLLITLSLLSWVNHKNMRSV
- a CDS encoding cytochrome c3 family protein, which translates into the protein MQKLILILPALLFLFFQGTAVAQDNEPEMVDMNRTCFQCHGNSHYGVYIEMTDTRERRIMNPYYIVDSIGYMEGVHGTFACIHCHNYEYETYPHKASLKLEPQYKCMDCHGGDDLFAEFHFDEISEQVNESVHVKAIGDNFTCAKCHDPHTYKLIARDSTSMIKEIVAGNNAMCLDCHGDLTRYQLFTEQEQPQIMETHDWLPNQELHFKNVRCIECHTSVQDTMNVSHKILAKEKAVKKCVECHSTNSLLSNKLYKYKRTSDRSSGFYNDVILNEAYVVGANRNKHLNNISLLIFALTFGGILVHIIMRIVKR
- a CDS encoding c-type cytochrome, whose translation is MKKTYLAILVSAIAMAFILMSFSLPQDKQYGPEWDIPAKYKNMENPHKGDKSLKNVGRSLYMKHCRSCHGNKGEGDGPKSRMLETAMRDFGSEEVQSKTDGELYYMSIIGRDEMPNYESKIEYEEDRWALINYIRSMK
- a CDS encoding Crp/Fnr family transcriptional regulator codes for the protein MDFKPCNSCGTCPVGWDNFKNLTEAQIKEIDETRFEARYRAGEMIFKQGTPTPNAVFMADGLAKLYLETEEGKRVIIALIKP
- a CDS encoding ammonia-forming cytochrome c nitrite reductase subunit c552; its protein translation is MHAAGANVGYAGGRNDCAACHSHEGFVETQHTGRDTTAADIPIPTAIACNTCHDDHNTLDFENDGTDYAMRTKEAVTLLIDGTSLDFEGSSNLCASCHQPRRPAPSSDDGSYTITSPHYGPHHGTQATVLEGIGGYELAGSMSYPEPGASTHRTGASCNSCHMSPAADNNSTGGHTFVPNLASCTSCHTDASSFDVNGVQTEVESMLGDLETALINANIIGADGHLLDDSGETLNYGSSLNLTIDEAGAYFNWATVAEDRSMGVHNPAYVKALLQNSIEVFN
- a CDS encoding Crp/Fnr family transcriptional regulator, which encodes MEDSTVCFIGMNMLKKMVHENGDFAEGFLRDISIKGLESLRKIITFSQKKMNGRLAEGLLYLSDKIYNTEDFDCQLTRQEIGELTLMNKESVVRLLKEFDEEGILDVKGGRIKILDKERLNKIMQSG